In Clostridium sporogenes, one genomic interval encodes:
- a CDS encoding Fur family transcriptional regulator, protein MSKELEFYKHIFHSNNIKLTTKRIMILKIFFDHKNDHLTANEIYYLVKKICPSIGLATVYRTIQTLLKLDLLEHLLLEGRVNCYKLFFNEDTNFEVHNKHHPHLICLGCKKIIDCRYDFSQYNFINTVKKQINKDFLFKITDFEMNFYGYCEKCSGKKSK, encoded by the coding sequence ATGTCAAAGGAATTAGAATTTTATAAACATATTTTTCACTCTAATAATATCAAACTTACAACTAAACGAATTATGATTTTAAAAATTTTCTTTGATCATAAAAATGATCATTTAACAGCAAATGAAATTTACTATTTAGTAAAAAAAATTTGTCCATCAATCGGCTTAGCTACTGTTTATAGAACCATTCAAACATTATTAAAACTAGATTTGTTAGAACATTTATTATTGGAAGGTAGAGTTAATTGTTATAAACTATTTTTTAATGAAGATACAAATTTTGAAGTTCATAATAAACATCATCCTCATCTTATTTGCCTTGGTTGTAAAAAAATTATAGATTGTCGATATGACTTTAGTCAATATAACTTTATTAATACTGTTAAAAAGCAAATAAATAAAGACTTTTTGTTCAAAATTACTGATTTCGAAATGAATTTCTATGGATATTGTGAGAAATGTTCTGGTAAAAAAAGCAAATAA
- a CDS encoding FprA family A-type flavoprotein — translation MYCVRNITEDLYWVGGNEHRLALFENIHPIEKGVSYNSYLLLDEKTVLFDTVDWSICRQFLENIKGVLKDRTLDYMVINHMEPDHAACIEEIILRYPDVKIVCTEKAFMFMHQFDFNVQDRVIKVKEGDTMSFGRHKVAFMFAPMVHWPEVMVTYDTTNGVLFSADAFGAFGALDGKMFNDEVNFDRDWIDEARRYYTNIVGKYGVQVQALLKKAKNLDIKIISPLHGPVWRSDLGYFLDKYDKWSRYEPEEKGVMIVYGTMYGNTEAAANDLATKLVKKGITNVAMYDVSKTHVSYLISETFKYSHVVLACVTYNLKIYPPMLGYIMDMKALNLQKRTFALIENGSWAPQSGKLMRKHLSDMKEVTILDNDISVNSSVKEQDEDSIDDVADSIIQSMK, via the coding sequence ATGTATTGTGTTAGAAATATAACTGAAGATCTTTATTGGGTTGGTGGTAATGAGCATAGACTTGCTTTATTTGAAAATATTCATCCCATTGAGAAAGGTGTTTCCTATAATTCTTATCTACTTTTAGATGAGAAGACAGTATTATTTGATACAGTTGACTGGTCAATTTGCCGACAATTCCTCGAAAATATCAAAGGGGTTTTAAAAGATAGAACTTTAGATTACATGGTAATAAATCATATGGAACCAGATCATGCAGCTTGCATTGAAGAAATTATTCTTCGTTATCCAGATGTAAAGATCGTGTGTACTGAAAAAGCTTTCATGTTTATGCATCAATTTGATTTTAATGTTCAAGACCGAGTAATAAAGGTTAAGGAAGGAGATACTATGTCCTTTGGAAGACATAAGGTTGCATTTATGTTTGCTCCAATGGTACATTGGCCAGAAGTTATGGTAACATATGATACTACTAATGGTGTATTATTCTCTGCTGACGCTTTTGGTGCTTTTGGTGCATTGGATGGTAAGATGTTTAATGATGAGGTAAACTTTGATAGAGACTGGATTGATGAAGCTAGAAGATATTATACAAACATTGTAGGTAAGTACGGTGTTCAAGTTCAAGCTCTTTTGAAGAAAGCTAAAAACCTTGATATTAAGATCATCTCCCCATTACATGGACCAGTATGGCGTAGTGATTTAGGGTATTTCTTAGATAAGTATGATAAATGGAGTCGATATGAGCCTGAGGAAAAGGGTGTAATGATTGTTTATGGAACAATGTATGGTAATACAGAAGCTGCTGCCAATGATTTAGCAACAAAGTTAGTGAAGAAAGGAATAACTAATGTGGCTATGTATGATGTTTCAAAAACTCATGTTTCCTATTTGATTTCTGAGACATTCAAATATAGTCATGTAGTTCTTGCTTGTGTAACTTATAACTTAAAGATTTATCCACCAATGTTAGGATATATAATGGATATGAAGGCATTAAATCTTCAAAAACGTACTTTTGCTCTTATAGAAAATGGTTCTTGGGCTCCTCAATCAGGAAAACTAATGCGTAAACATTTAAGTGATATGAAAGAAGTGACTATTTTAGATAATGATATATCAGTGAATTCCAGTGTGAAAGAACAGGATGAAGATTCAATTGATGACGTTGCTGATAGTATTATTCAGTCAATGAAATAA
- a CDS encoding FAD binding domain-containing protein: protein MIPFDFEYYKPETVEEAIQLYNELNYRGKKPLYYGGGTEIISMARAHNVYTEAVIDVKGISECNVQEFRNNKLIIGSAVTLTQIAEANLFPLLGLTVQRIADHTIQDKITLGGNIAGTIIYREAVLPLLISNSEVLIAGSSGQKQVLLKDIFDKRIQLNNGEFIVNVAVDSRFLSLPSLHVKRTKNDKIDYPLITLAALKDNNRINISFSGVCDYPFRSYLIEDYLNDASLVNNIRINNAINGIPDVILNDLAGSADFRKFMLQKMLTEVLEKLEG from the coding sequence ATGATACCCTTTGATTTTGAATATTATAAACCTGAAACTGTTGAAGAGGCTATTCAGCTATATAATGAATTAAATTATAGAGGAAAAAAGCCTTTATATTACGGGGGCGGAACTGAGATTATAAGTATGGCAAGAGCTCATAATGTATATACTGAGGCAGTAATTGATGTAAAAGGTATTTCTGAATGTAATGTTCAGGAATTTAGAAATAACAAATTGATTATTGGTTCTGCTGTTACACTTACGCAAATTGCTGAAGCAAACTTATTTCCTTTACTTGGATTAACAGTACAAAGAATTGCAGACCATACTATACAAGATAAAATTACACTTGGAGGAAATATAGCAGGGACAATTATATATAGGGAAGCTGTATTACCCCTTTTAATATCTAATAGTGAAGTTCTTATAGCAGGTTCAAGCGGACAAAAACAAGTTTTACTAAAAGATATATTTGATAAAAGAATACAACTTAATAATGGAGAATTTATAGTAAATGTAGCAGTAGATAGCCGCTTTCTTTCACTACCATCTTTACATGTAAAAAGAACTAAAAATGATAAAATAGACTATCCACTAATTACCCTTGCGGCACTGAAAGATAATAATAGAATAAATATATCCTTTAGTGGAGTTTGCGATTATCCATTTAGATCTTATTTAATTGAAGATTATTTAAATGATGCCAGCTTGGTTAATAATATAAGAATTAACAATGCAATAAATGGTATACCAGATGTAATATTAAATGATTTAGCTGGATCTGCTGATTTTAGAAAATTTATGTTACAAAAAATGCTTACAGAAGTTTTAGAAAAACTGGAGGGATAA
- a CDS encoding acyl-CoA dehydrogenase family protein produces MLFKTMEQHEKLRIKIREFAEEEVKPIAFMLDQENKFPLESIHKLADMDMMGIPYPKKYGGAGLDVISYAIAVEELSRVDGGTGVVLSAHTSLGSYPIFAYGTEEQRQKYLVPLAKGEKIGAFGLTEENAGSDAGGTETTAVLEGDHYILNGEKIFITNAGEADIYVIFAVTTPNIGTHGISAFIVEKSFEGFSFGKHYDKMGIRSSATAELILNDVKVPKENLLGKEGDGFKIAMSTLDGGRIGIAAQALGIAQGAYENALEYSKERIQFGKPICHQQIIAFKLADMATKLRAARLLVYSAADMKENHERYSMEAAMAKQYASDVCLEIVNDALQIFGGSGYMKGMEVERAYRDAKICTIYEGTNEIQRVVIAANIIGKMPKTKNTGETYKNKSATGYRKKVIFKKGTSKERVDALVEALKADGYDFTVGIPIDTPINKAERVVSVGLGIGKKENMKLIEELAVQAGAAIGSSRPVAETLKYVPLNRYVGMSGQKFTGNLYIACGISGAIQHLKGIKEASTIVAINNDANAKIFKNSDYGIVGDLMEILPLLIDALDNGEPKKAAPPMKKMKRAVPEKVRPTLKYYVCNGCGYEYDSSLGDPEGDIIPGTLFENIPDDWTCPACGEEKDMFIEA; encoded by the coding sequence ATGTTATTTAAGACTATGGAGCAACATGAAAAGTTGAGGATAAAAATCAGAGAGTTTGCTGAAGAAGAAGTTAAGCCTATTGCATTTATGCTGGATCAAGAAAATAAATTCCCTTTAGAATCAATTCATAAGTTAGCTGATATGGATATGATGGGGATACCATATCCAAAAAAATACGGTGGAGCAGGTTTAGATGTAATAAGCTATGCAATAGCTGTTGAGGAATTATCAAGGGTAGATGGTGGCACAGGTGTAGTTCTTTCCGCTCATACATCTTTAGGTTCATATCCAATTTTTGCTTACGGAACAGAGGAGCAAAGGCAAAAATATCTAGTCCCATTGGCAAAAGGAGAGAAGATCGGAGCCTTTGGTCTTACGGAGGAAAATGCAGGTAGTGACGCTGGAGGTACAGAGACTACTGCCGTTTTAGAAGGCGATCATTATATTCTAAATGGAGAAAAGATTTTTATAACCAATGCAGGTGAGGCAGATATTTATGTTATTTTTGCAGTTACTACACCTAATATAGGTACTCATGGCATTAGTGCCTTCATTGTTGAGAAAAGTTTTGAAGGATTTAGTTTTGGAAAACATTATGATAAGATGGGCATTCGTTCTTCTGCTACTGCAGAGTTAATTTTAAATGACGTTAAAGTTCCTAAGGAAAATCTATTGGGGAAAGAGGGTGATGGTTTTAAAATTGCTATGTCCACTTTGGATGGTGGTCGTATAGGTATTGCAGCTCAAGCTTTAGGGATTGCTCAGGGAGCATACGAAAATGCGCTTGAATATTCAAAAGAAAGAATTCAATTTGGAAAACCTATTTGTCACCAACAGATTATTGCTTTTAAATTAGCAGATATGGCTACAAAACTTAGAGCAGCTAGATTACTTGTGTATAGTGCAGCAGATATGAAAGAAAATCATGAACGTTATAGTATGGAAGCCGCTATGGCAAAACAATATGCTTCTGATGTTTGTCTTGAGATTGTCAATGATGCTCTTCAAATATTTGGAGGAAGTGGCTATATGAAAGGTATGGAAGTTGAACGTGCCTATAGAGATGCTAAGATTTGCACAATATATGAAGGAACTAATGAGATTCAACGTGTTGTTATCGCTGCCAATATAATAGGTAAGATGCCAAAAACTAAGAATACGGGTGAAACTTATAAAAATAAATCTGCTACAGGCTATCGTAAAAAGGTGATTTTCAAGAAAGGAACTTCTAAAGAAAGAGTGGATGCTCTTGTGGAAGCTCTTAAAGCAGATGGTTATGATTTTACAGTTGGAATTCCTATAGATACTCCTATCAATAAAGCTGAAAGAGTAGTTAGCGTAGGGCTAGGTATAGGGAAAAAAGAAAATATGAAACTCATAGAAGAATTAGCAGTTCAAGCGGGTGCAGCTATAGGATCTTCTCGTCCAGTAGCTGAAACACTTAAATATGTACCATTGAATAGATACGTTGGTATGTCCGGTCAAAAATTCACAGGAAATTTATACATTGCTTGTGGTATTTCAGGTGCAATTCAACATTTAAAAGGCATAAAGGAAGCTTCTACAATTGTTGCTATAAATAATGATGCTAATGCCAAGATTTTCAAGAACTCAGACTATGGAATTGTTGGAGATTTGATGGAAATATTACCATTGCTCATTGATGCTTTAGATAATGGAGAACCAAAAAAGGCAGCTCCACCAATGAAAAAGATGAAAAGAGCTGTTCCAGAAAAAGTTCGTCCAACTTTGAAATATTATGTATGTAATGGATGCGGTTATGAATATGATTCTAGCTTGGGAGACCCCGAAGGTGACATAATTCCAGGTACACTTTTTGAGAATATACCTGATGATTGGACTTGCCCTGCTTGTGGAGAAGAAAAAGATATGTTTATAGAAGCTTAA
- a CDS encoding capping complex subunit for YIEGIA, with protein sequence MGADLYNTGYEIIAYITLSKDRAQNGNPLILVASDLEEQKQLTEDISKAVKAEVVQLTCGDYMLISKI encoded by the coding sequence ATGGGAGCAGACTTATACAATACAGGTTATGAGATAATAGCATATATAACTTTAAGTAAGGATAGAGCACAAAATGGGAATCCTTTAATTTTAGTTGCCTCCGACTTAGAAGAACAAAAACAATTAACTGAAGATATTTCAAAAGCTGTAAAAGCAGAAGTAGTTCAACTTACTTGCGGAGATTATATGCTTATTAGTAAAATTTAG
- a CDS encoding (2Fe-2S)-binding protein, whose amino-acid sequence MIEVLGKTIITLNINGEYKEVVAKPSDILLHTLRNELGLTGAKPSCENGDCGACTILVDGWPIKSCLMLTVEAIGKKIVTVEGLKNAPIQKAFVDNWGFQCGYCTSGFLMVCHALANIHPDADDRVIEQWLQSNICRCTGYEEIKDAIKSVISNN is encoded by the coding sequence ATGATAGAGGTATTGGGTAAAACAATAATAACCTTAAATATTAATGGAGAATATAAAGAAGTTGTCGCAAAACCCTCAGATATTTTACTGCACACCCTTCGAAATGAACTAGGACTTACGGGGGCTAAGCCATCTTGTGAAAATGGAGATTGTGGTGCATGTACTATCCTTGTAGATGGATGGCCTATAAAATCTTGTCTAATGCTAACAGTTGAAGCCATAGGGAAAAAAATAGTCACTGTTGAAGGCTTGAAAAATGCACCAATACAAAAAGCTTTTGTAGATAACTGGGGATTTCAATGCGGATACTGTACTTCAGGGTTTTTGATGGTTTGTCATGCCTTAGCTAATATACATCCTGATGCAGATGATCGTGTAATAGAACAATGGTTGCAATCAAATATTTGTCGCTGTACTGGTTATGAAGAGATAAAAGATGCAATTAAATCAGTTATATCAAATAACTAA
- a CDS encoding nucleotidyltransferase family protein: MNIDGIVLAAGLSSRVGRYKLTLDMQGKTVVERCIESMYDICSNVIVVGGYNYNLLQDILKPYSKVKMILNENYLEGMFSSVKKGLYQVKGDKFFLTPADYPLIKKDTYIKMLSTNSDIVIPTYKNIKGHPVLIKRRIINNILSEEYVSLREFINKHGFSTLCIEDQGILLDIDTDEDYIDILNRAKFY, from the coding sequence GTGAATATAGATGGAATAGTATTAGCAGCAGGATTGTCTTCAAGGGTAGGAAGATATAAACTAACACTAGATATGCAAGGAAAAACAGTTGTAGAGAGATGTATAGAATCAATGTATGATATTTGTTCTAATGTAATAGTCGTTGGTGGATATAATTATAATTTACTTCAGGATATATTAAAACCATATTCTAAAGTAAAAATGATTTTAAATGAAAATTATCTTGAAGGTATGTTTAGCTCTGTAAAAAAAGGATTATATCAAGTAAAAGGAGATAAATTTTTTTTAACTCCAGCAGATTATCCACTAATAAAAAAAGATACATACATAAAAATGCTTTCTACTAATAGTGATATAGTTATACCAACCTATAAAAACATAAAAGGGCATCCAGTACTTATAAAGAGACGTATTATCAATAATATTTTATCAGAAGAATACGTTAGCTTGAGAGAATTTATAAATAAGCATGGTTTTTCTACTTTATGTATAGAAGATCAAGGAATACTATTAGATATAGATACTGATGAAGATTATATTGATATACTAAATAGGGCTAAATTTTACTAA
- a CDS encoding xanthine dehydrogenase family protein molybdopterin-binding subunit — translation MSNTIGVSIPRKEAFDKVTGVAKYTDDTLLPGTLHAKMLTSRYAHAKIKSIDISEAKRALGVQAVITGDYFPILSGSVIEDRPPIARDRVRYFGEPVAVVIANSEQEAMKAVKLIKIEYEPLPVVNSISNALKPGATLIHKNLDQYNRAVKDVYPELNTNILDRIKIRKGDMARGWAESEVIVEGNFSLPQSDHLAMETRSAKAQIMPDGKIIIYTSSQGPYAVKRRLSKIYNIPEGNIVVKVPFVGGGFGGKAAVQLEFIAYLASKAVNGRLVTITNSREEDIKTSPCKIGVEGNLKIGATKDGIIKVLEANYAVDSGAYADTGPRMAKAMAIDCSGPYNIENIWCDSICVYTNHTYVTSYRGFGHSEYTFCMERMMDKLATKLGMDPLELRIKNAIKPGQYTPTQVKTTLSNIGKLEDCLTKLKELAKWDEGQVIKTGDGMLKAKGMGCFWKTSDSPADAVSGAFLTFNTDGSINLNTGAVEIGPSTKTTLAQILAEKLKMDVSRIHVKMGVDTQVSPEHWKTVASMTTFMAGRAVLRAAEDLIRQLKSLAATVMKSPPEDLEVAEEKVYLRQDPEIYVSFKDLARGHKAPNGLAIDGQIIARGTFIMSHITNMDKETGKGKPGPAWTVGAQAVEIEYDPNKFTYRLLKAITVLDAGKVINPKTSKGLIMGGMNMGLGIATREAFTYDRNARLQTTTLRTYKLMRFGENPEYVVNFIETPQIDAPFGARGFAEHGIIAIPAAFANAISHAAGHEFDKLPITPEIIWKTKTGGKYDTL, via the coding sequence TTGAGTAATACAATTGGGGTAAGTATACCAAGAAAAGAAGCTTTTGATAAAGTTACAGGGGTAGCAAAATATACTGATGATACACTTCTTCCTGGAACTCTACATGCTAAAATGCTCACAAGTCGTTATGCGCATGCAAAGATTAAATCAATAGATATATCTGAAGCTAAGAGAGCATTAGGTGTTCAAGCAGTAATAACAGGTGATTATTTCCCTATACTTTCTGGATCAGTAATAGAGGATAGACCTCCAATAGCAAGAGATAGAGTACGCTACTTTGGAGAGCCTGTTGCAGTAGTAATTGCAAATAGTGAGCAAGAAGCAATGAAAGCTGTAAAGCTAATAAAGATAGAATATGAACCATTACCTGTTGTTAACTCAATAAGTAATGCTTTGAAGCCAGGTGCTACTCTTATACATAAAAATTTGGATCAGTATAATCGTGCGGTGAAGGATGTATATCCTGAGTTAAATACTAATATTTTAGATCGAATAAAAATAAGAAAAGGTGATATGGCAAGGGGATGGGCAGAAAGTGAAGTTATAGTAGAAGGAAATTTTTCGCTTCCACAATCAGACCATCTTGCAATGGAAACTAGAAGTGCGAAAGCTCAGATTATGCCAGACGGAAAAATAATAATTTATACTTCTTCACAAGGGCCTTATGCTGTTAAGAGGCGTTTAAGTAAGATTTATAATATACCAGAAGGAAATATAGTTGTTAAAGTACCATTTGTAGGTGGAGGATTTGGCGGCAAGGCAGCTGTTCAATTGGAATTTATTGCATACCTAGCTTCCAAGGCTGTTAATGGTAGATTAGTTACTATAACCAATTCAAGAGAAGAGGATATTAAAACTTCACCCTGTAAAATTGGAGTTGAGGGAAATTTAAAAATAGGTGCAACAAAAGATGGAATTATTAAAGTCCTTGAAGCTAACTATGCGGTTGATAGTGGAGCTTATGCAGATACTGGTCCACGTATGGCTAAGGCCATGGCAATAGATTGTTCTGGCCCATATAATATTGAAAATATATGGTGTGATTCGATATGTGTTTATACCAATCATACCTATGTTACTTCCTATCGTGGATTTGGTCATTCAGAGTATACATTTTGCATGGAGAGAATGATGGATAAATTGGCAACAAAGCTTGGTATGGATCCCCTAGAATTAAGGATTAAGAATGCTATAAAACCTGGACAATACACACCCACACAAGTAAAAACAACTTTAAGCAATATAGGCAAATTGGAAGATTGTTTGACAAAATTAAAGGAGCTAGCTAAATGGGATGAAGGACAGGTAATAAAAACAGGAGACGGTATGCTAAAGGCAAAGGGAATGGGCTGCTTTTGGAAAACATCTGATTCGCCTGCGGATGCTGTTTCTGGAGCTTTTCTTACTTTCAATACAGATGGGAGTATAAATCTTAATACCGGTGCAGTTGAAATTGGACCGTCTACAAAGACTACTTTAGCCCAAATACTTGCTGAGAAATTGAAAATGGATGTAAGTAGAATTCACGTAAAGATGGGAGTGGATACTCAAGTTTCACCAGAACATTGGAAAACAGTTGCAAGTATGACAACTTTTATGGCAGGTAGGGCAGTTCTTAGAGCTGCTGAAGATCTTATAAGGCAGCTGAAAAGTTTAGCAGCTACTGTTATGAAATCTCCGCCAGAAGATTTAGAAGTTGCAGAAGAAAAGGTATATTTAAGGCAAGATCCAGAAATATATGTTTCATTCAAGGATTTAGCTAGAGGTCATAAAGCGCCTAATGGTCTTGCAATTGACGGACAAATAATTGCACGTGGAACCTTTATAATGAGTCATATTACTAATATGGATAAAGAAACAGGAAAAGGTAAACCTGGGCCAGCGTGGACTGTAGGTGCTCAAGCAGTTGAGATTGAATATGATCCTAATAAGTTCACATATAGACTTTTAAAAGCAATCACTGTTCTAGATGCAGGTAAAGTTATTAATCCTAAAACCTCAAAAGGATTAATAATGGGAGGTATGAATATGGGCCTTGGTATAGCTACTAGAGAAGCTTTTACATATGATAGGAACGCTAGGCTACAGACCACTACATTGAGAACTTATAAGTTAATGAGATTCGGCGAAAATCCAGAATACGTGGTTAATTTTATTGAAACTCCCCAAATTGATGCACCTTTCGGAGCTCGTGGGTTTGCAGAACATGGAATAATAGCAATTCCAGCTGCATTCGCAAATGCTATATCACATGCAGCTGGGCATGAATTTGATAAACTACCTATAACACCTGAAATAATTTGGAAGACTAAGACTGGAGGAAAATATGATACCCTTTGA
- a CDS encoding TetR/AcrR family transcriptional regulator, with amino-acid sequence MIILFEAQDLRVVKTLDNIKNSFLQLIKEKSFTKITVKDLTERARINRSTFYKYYLDKYDLKEKIINDFLKDYEKEFSLDYIKSTHNSINLNIDELEKLMLYFQIKEEMIMSLWDENMEDCVLSKMQEILEEKIGIWIKLNTDTEQLDKKDELFIRIFSCSFLVIIKWWFECAPKCSAREIAQLVSDSRDLAHGKFLLDNCDLQREYYRDKTR; translated from the coding sequence GTGATTATATTGTTTGAAGCACAAGATTTAAGAGTTGTAAAAACATTAGATAATATAAAAAATAGTTTTTTACAATTAATAAAAGAAAAAAGTTTTACTAAAATTACCGTAAAAGATTTAACTGAGAGGGCACGAATAAATCGATCAACTTTTTATAAATATTATCTAGATAAATATGATTTAAAAGAAAAAATAATTAATGATTTTTTAAAAGATTACGAAAAGGAATTCAGTCTAGATTATATCAAATCTACACATAACAGTATTAACTTGAATATAGATGAATTGGAAAAATTAATGTTATATTTTCAAATAAAAGAAGAAATGATTATGTCGTTGTGGGATGAAAATATGGAAGATTGTGTTTTATCGAAAATGCAGGAAATTTTAGAAGAAAAGATTGGAATTTGGATTAAATTAAATACAGATACAGAGCAATTAGATAAAAAAGATGAACTATTTATCAGAATATTTTCGTGTTCTTTTTTAGTAATTATTAAATGGTGGTTTGAGTGTGCACCCAAATGTTCGGCCAGAGAAATTGCACAACTTGTATCTGATAGTAGAGATTTAGCACATGGAAAATTTTTGCTTGATAATTGTGATTTGCAAAGGGAGTATTATAGAGATAAAACTAGATAG
- a CDS encoding MATE family efflux transporter has translation MKNKISTAEMMEKESISKVLLKLSVPAIIAMLINAIYNIVDTMFVGMLNNTSAIAAVSIVYPLFMFIGAIGVMFGAGGASYLSRLLGEKKKEEADKTLTSTIIIGCIFSLIFTVISIIFLDKFLLMYGATETIMPYAREYGYTIVLGAVFTIGTGIMSNTIRAEGNSKYSMIATCIGGVINIILDPIFMFKFGMGIKGAAVATVISQIVSFVFLLRYYYSKKSYIKLGIKFFKPTFNMFFEILKIGIPIFVTQVLASFALGFMNLGAKPYGDAAVAAMGIVFRVMSIGFYIVFGIGQGFQPVAGYNYGAKNFTRLKEAVKLSIKWSIISGIVISILFIVFAEGCMLIFTRDREVINIGIKAFRAASLLFPLFGYVNTYAVLYQALGKALGSFILSISRQGIFYIPLIFILPKFIGLEGVIFCQTAADGLAFIETFIMAIWLNKNLKKEMVEEPSLDSKKKVSSF, from the coding sequence ATGAAAAACAAAATATCTACAGCAGAAATGATGGAGAAAGAGAGTATATCAAAGGTGCTCTTAAAATTATCAGTACCTGCAATAATAGCTATGTTAATTAATGCTATTTACAACATAGTGGATACTATGTTTGTGGGAATGTTAAATAACACTAGTGCTATTGCTGCCGTATCTATAGTATATCCACTATTTATGTTTATTGGAGCTATAGGGGTTATGTTTGGTGCAGGAGGTGCTTCCTATCTATCAAGGTTGTTGGGAGAAAAGAAAAAAGAGGAAGCTGATAAGACGCTAACATCTACTATAATAATTGGATGTATATTCAGCTTAATTTTTACTGTGATTTCCATAATATTTTTAGACAAATTTTTGTTAATGTATGGAGCAACAGAAACAATAATGCCATATGCCAGAGAATATGGATATACAATAGTATTAGGAGCGGTTTTTACTATTGGGACAGGAATAATGAGTAATACTATTAGAGCAGAGGGAAATTCAAAATATAGTATGATTGCTACCTGTATAGGAGGAGTTATAAATATAATATTAGATCCTATATTCATGTTTAAATTTGGTATGGGTATAAAAGGTGCTGCAGTTGCTACAGTTATATCACAGATAGTATCTTTTGTTTTTCTTTTAAGATATTATTATTCTAAGAAAAGCTATATAAAATTAGGAATCAAGTTTTTTAAACCAACTTTTAATATGTTTTTTGAAATACTTAAGATAGGTATTCCTATTTTTGTAACTCAAGTATTGGCCAGTTTTGCTTTAGGTTTCATGAATTTAGGAGCAAAACCTTATGGAGATGCAGCTGTAGCTGCCATGGGTATAGTATTTAGAGTTATGTCTATAGGATTTTATATAGTGTTTGGAATTGGCCAAGGATTCCAACCAGTTGCAGGATATAATTATGGGGCTAAAAACTTTACTAGATTAAAAGAAGCTGTAAAGTTATCTATTAAATGGAGTATTATATCTGGTATTGTTATATCTATTTTATTTATAGTTTTTGCAGAAGGATGTATGCTTATATTTACAAGGGATAGAGAAGTTATAAATATAGGAATAAAAGCCTTTAGAGCAGCAAGTTTATTGTTCCCACTCTTTGGATATGTAAATACTTATGCAGTGTTATATCAAGCTTTAGGAAAGGCTTTAGGATCCTTCATATTGTCTATTTCTAGACAGGGGATATTTTATATACCTTTAATATTTATATTACCTAAATTTATAGGATTAGAAGGAGTAATATTCTGTCAAACTGCAGCGGATGGCTTGGCCTTTATAGAGACTTTTATAATGGCAATTTGGTTAAATAAGAATCTAAAAAAGGAAATGGTTGAAGAACCTAGCTTAGATTCAAAAAAGAAAGTTTCATCCTTTTAA